In Notamacropus eugenii isolate mMacEug1 chromosome 1, mMacEug1.pri_v2, whole genome shotgun sequence, one genomic interval encodes:
- the SOX7 gene encoding transcription factor SOX-7, with the protein MATLLGAYPWPDGLECPALDGELSDGLASPAAHRTPGDKGTESRIRRPMNAFMVWAKDERKRLAVQNPDLHNAELSKMLGKSWKALTLSQKRPYVDEAERLRVQHMQDYPNYKYRPRRKKQLKRICKRVDPGFLLSSLSRDQNSLPDKRCGSRVSVGEKEEHGEYSPATALPSLRGCYQEVPTSSCTSGSSSTSSVDAYPYGLPTPPEMSPLDVLEPEQAFFSSPCQEEHSHSHRLPHISGATYSPEYMHSPLHCNHPLGSITLTQSPGVSMIPSVTSCSPSPAYYSPPAFHALHPNLHAHLGQLSPPPEHPGFDALDQLSQVELLGDMDRNEFDQYLNTPGHPDSTGSITVNGHAPASQVTPGGPTETSLISVLADATATYYNSYSVS; encoded by the exons ATGGCCACGCTGTTGGGCGCCTACCCCTGGCCAGACGGGCTGGAATGCCCGGCTTTGGACGGGGAGCTCTCCGACGGGCTGGCGTCTCCTGCAGCACATCGTACCCCGGGGGATAAGGGCACGGAGAGTCGCATCCGCCGGCCCATGAACGCCTTCATGGTGTGGGCCAAGGACGAGAGGAAGCGGCTGGCAGTGCAAAACCCCGACCTACACAACGCCGAGCTCAGCAAGATGCTGG GAAAGTCTTGGAAAGCTCTGACCCTCTCCCAGAAGAGACCATATGTGGATGAAGCTGAGAGGCTTCGTGTACAACATATGCAGGATTATCCGAACTATAAGTATCGCCCCCGTCGAAAAAAGCAACTCAAACGCATCTGCAAACGGGTGGATCCAGGTTTCTTGCTGAGCAGCCTGTCTCGGGACCAGAACTCCCTCCCAGACAAGAGGTGTGGCAGCAGGGTGTCtgtgggggagaaggaagaacatgGTGAGTACTCCCCAGCTACAGCCCTTCCCAGCCTCCGGGGCTGCTACCAAGAAGTGCCCACCAGCAGCTGCACCAGTGGCAGCAGCTCCACTAGCAGTGTGGATGCCTACCCATATGGCTTGCCCACCCCACCAGAAATGTCTCCTTTGGATGTCCTGGAGCCTGAGCAGGCCTTCTTCTCGTCCCCCTGTCAGGAAGAGCACTCTCATTCCCACCGTCTCCCACACATATCAGGAGCTACATACTCTCCGGAATATATGCACAGCCCCCTCCACTGCAATCATCCACTGGGCTCCATCACCCTCACCCAATCCCCGGGAGTCTCCATGATCCCCTCTGTAACCAGCTGCTCACCTTCCCCAGCATACTACTCTCCCCCTGCCTTCCATGCTCTCCACCCCAACCTCCATGCCCATCTGGgccaactctcccctccccctgagCACCCAGGTTTTGATGCCCTAGATCAACTGAGCCAGGTGGAACTCTTAGGGGACATGGACCGTAATGAGTTTGATCAGTATTTGAACACTCCTGGCCATCCAGACTCCACGGGGAGCATCACTGTCAATGGACATGCCCCAGCCTCCCAGGTGACCCCAGGGGGTCCCACAGAGACCAGCCTCATCTCGGTCCTGGCTGATGCTACAGCAACTTACTACAATAGCTATAGTGTCTCTTAG